Proteins co-encoded in one Methanosarcinales archaeon genomic window:
- a CDS encoding DUF2283 domain-containing protein, whose product MKAVYDPETDTLTLILRDMPIAESDEIKEGLIIDYSEDNKIVSMEMLDASENVAEPQAFSYEIKGRKATA is encoded by the coding sequence ATGAAAGCAGTCTATGATCCCGAAACAGATACTCTTACTTTAATTCTAAGGGATATGCCAATTGCAGAAAGCGATGAGATAAAAGAAGGTCTGATTATCGATTATAGTGAAGATAATAAGATTGTATCAATGGAAATGCTTGATGCATCTGAAAACGTAGCCGAACCTCAAGCTTTTTCCTATGAGATTAAAGGTCGAAAGGCTACTGCATGA